The Bombus pascuorum chromosome 9, iyBomPasc1.1, whole genome shotgun sequence genome has a window encoding:
- the LOC132910451 gene encoding chondroitin sulfate proteoglycan 4 isoform X1: MFLNDMELLMFLAVTASLLGYCQTDEKVSFYGASYIHLPVQEAKGATDISFRFRTHLADAMLLLAAGKTDYCLIKLEAGRLKVHINLGAGESEMASARGLTLNDLSWHEVNLTRREANITLQIDVIHTTKSLLPGRFFELNIHYGVFIGGQGDFNELFLGHTDYLRGCMADIIYNGARVIEYAKSRKGQSEATAVTWSCSPEFDATRSTEVSFVEDGAFTAIPRPIPRSGSKWEFELKTGAESGLLLYNTGQSSYADYLGIELFEGKIRLLMNKGNGPTELIHGTPVADGKWHRVAVDFNPSGIGITVDRQEKTITLPSGGNRYLDLADTLYIGGTELNKRARALGKGLKSGDVSYNGCLRNMLLDNKELGLPDVKISQGIVVGCVWGYPCIDADPCISEAVCSQLGVSSFKCDCDQPLCIKANYAEDHKVHSRVNLPVNLEILSLRPLLLSEGEHALLTSDNIAMVLDIAKYGMEEDGVIFNLVTPPTYGTLALDLLTTRTAHSFTLQDVNRDKVQYMHDGSETTEDSMILDVRLVAGAGYTLPGYLRGRLRFPLHVNVTPVNDPPLLEISTAKVLRLAQGTRKILTKEFIWAIDADTPSDMLVYTVLRTDADAGYVERVTYPSRPIDTFTQAELMQGLIAYVHRGNAKPNAKLDLRVSDGIESSQPASLRVAAHPLEIKLMQNTGLVVVHRSYSYLTSANLSFVTNSDDNTIDIRYDIVSQPQFGTIQKLKDVSSSWMNVDRFTSRDIELHTIRYLHNEGSPNQDEFKFQASVREVTAQHTYDFRITFIDLELKETKRVPINFTNVAEVSITGQNLKFQTNPLTTTLNKIAFTVTTGPRYGNLFLSSRKLETGDTFTQEDIDSGKLKYRLFKRAYSTILDEFAFKVSAPQCIDLHSILKFRHYLSKNVKPLDSLETLRVDEGSRVPLRILRTNPRDYGVTSLIYNLTIVPHHGWLTVTNSSKSHSRNNTFYFTSEELSSQKVYYVHDDSETREDSFQFVAIASDAVDFMYVGLFRVEITMKNDNAPERVVHKVFHVVSKGERLLTSKDLAYIDKDIDTKPNELIYTRRDTQKNGIYRVTNPTSQVHEFSQQDIDDNQILFKHQGDDHGKFEFGVTDGHFYTAGVLEIQASPPYVRLRESNGSVVQFNRSVALRPNELDVETNVYTSDKDIKYTVLEKPKHGVLLKHGRETNSFNKENLRYGIVLYKHLGGSLAKDGFKFKVSTKGAEAEGIFLIKIYPESYWQPLIVQNNKTVFVEEATSILLSKKSLEIMHPKIADSEIIYYLKEWPQNGYLELQIHDEHSDETREDYIGNAVKFFDQSMINEGRVFYVQSVMNQTNDKFVVDVTNGITWLRDLSVNFVIVPEKLYVETKGVVVIEGKCTILDETNFSILTPYYSGKVTDYRILEKPKHGAILESTKNSQVKKFSQKHLTGGIILYKHNGDESSRDSFKMVLVAGDKTSEPFDVWVTVQPVNDEVPVLVNRTKLTVWQGGSIALTPDKLAAVDNDTTARDITFNISGVRNGLISLKSSPELDLYNFTQQQIDESKIIFTHTNGSDAEFNFVLYDGVHTTESYTILIATKPVRLTIEQNAALNVFPLTRKMLSNKLLLTKCSDETREIKYTVRNGPHLGKIIMETSEGAWLNVERFTQRDINNSKVFYEHTKQFMDLTANDSFTFDVEAHFAESLTNQMFQIDISVSSGGLDRYVSVKNVRVEEGGSAQVIMNISGIVSFLQTHAGIENPAVLSRLVSQPSHGHVMILPDLNVTTFSQPQIEGGKIAYYHDHSDTLEDRINFSLYLTPGHILLCNTSIPVIIEPVNDEPFKLITNAPSITVVQNQNQTITRENLLTTDPDTPPEEIAYDVISRPTYGRLLLLPFNENISEVRQVNKFTQHDVDSNRLVYEHNGPLQAASFYFRVWDGRFNPTYTVFNVYVLPIKLNVTVPGPVNLQQGSNVALISESNVKLDTNARQDLVIYEVTAIPKYGVLYVRDGAAASFKQTDLLSKSVMFMQTDMTVSNDSLELTARLSGFEQKRIRIEIKIVPLMIMNPMIALAGEKTRITLQYMDATPLAKLTSSNPIYTIMKKPKFGKIKRIIRSSSSSGEKRGTREKEVTKFSHQEVMSGVIYMVCRKIPTMEYEGVIDSFVFILAASIFQPAVGEFEFRVKLDMDDYNMTLGGPMDPVGHEGEMAIAPNMSNDYLLILGMLLGVFLLGVVVIITIRCRHNKYKHAEEEKPEPTPAVGVMPLPRPPDHLMPVTPHVKRYANDHNSVAASTPLPVLPTMTSTLPQCKVIPLSPLESITGSEVDVSAKYPYGVADGDEWSSFDTSDLPCQSATTQRTNNPLLRRNQYWV; encoded by the exons GTTCACATAAATTTAGGCGCAGGTGAAAGCGAGATGGCCAGTGCTCGTGGATTGACATTGAACGATCTGAGCTGGCACGAGGTAAACCTGACGAGACGAGAAGCGAATATCACGCTACAGATTGACGTGAtacacacgaccaagtccctTCTACCAGGACGTTTCTTCGAACTGAATATACACTACGGAGTCTTCATCGGGGGACAGGGTGACTTTAACGAGCTATTTCTAG GGCACACGGATTACTTGAGAGGCTGCATGGCTGACATAATCTACAATGGCGCCAGGGTAATAGAATACGCCAAGTCGAGAAAAGGCCAGTCGGAGGCGACTGCCGTTACGTGGAGCTGTTCGCCGGAATTCGACGCTACAAGAAGCACGGAAGTTAGTTTCGTGGAGGATGGTGCGTTCACAGCGATCCCAAGACCTATTCCACGCTCGGGCTCCAA ATGGGAATTCGAGTTGAAGACCGGCGCGGAGAGTGGCCTGCTGCTCTACAACACTGGGCAATCGTCGTACGCCGATTACCTCGGGATCGAGTTGTTCGAGGGTAAAATTCGACTTCTGATGAACAAAGGGAACGGGCCGACCGAGTTGATACACGGCACGCCGGTGGCGGACGGCAAGTGGCATCGGGTGGCCGTTGACTTCAATCCGAGCGGAATCGGGATCACGGTCGACCGTCAAGAAAAAACGATCACTCTACCCTCCGGTGGAAATCGCTACCTCGATCTGGCCGACACCCTCTACATAGGCGGCACAGAGCTGAATAAACGCGCCAGAGCGCTCGGCAAAGGCCTCAAATCCGGCGACGTGAGCTACAATGGTTGCCTGCGAAATATGCTGCTGGATAACAAGGAGCTCGGTCTGCCGGACGTTAAAATCAGTCAGGGTATCGTCGTTGGCTGCGTTTGGGGATATCCCTGTATCGACGCAGATCCCTGTATTTCCGAAGCAGTTTGCTCGCAACTAGGTGTCAGCTCTTTTAAGTGCGACTGTGATCAACCACTGTGCATCAAAGCAAACTACGCCGAGGATCACAAG GTTCACTCGAGGGTAAATTTGCCCGTGAATTTGGAGATACTCTCGCTAAGGCCCTTGCTACTATCCGAAGGGGAACACGCGCTGCTGACGAGCGATAACATTGCCATGGTACTAGACATTGCTAAATATGGGATGGAAGAGGACGGTGTTATCTTCAACTTGGTAACCCCGCCCACGTACGGTACCTTGGCCCTGGATCTTTTAACGACCAGAACCGCGCATTCCTTCACTCTTCAAGACGTTAATCGAGATAAG GTACAATACATGCACGATGGCAGTGAAACCACAGAGGACAGTATGATCCTGGATGTGAGATTAGTGGCAGGAGCTGGCTACACGTTGCCAGGCTACCTGCGAGGGCGACTTAGGTTTCCACTTCACGTCAACGTTACACCCGTTAATGATCCGCCGTTGCTCGAAATATCGACCGCGAAAGTGCTACGACTCGCTCAA GGCACGAGGAAAATCTTGacgaaagaatttatttgGGCGATCGATGCTGACACGCCGTCAGACATGTTGGTTTACACGGTCTTACGTACCGACGCGGATGCTGGCTATGTGGAAAGAGTGACTTATCCGTCGCGACCAATCGACACGTTTACCCAGGCTGAATTAATGCAAGGATTAATTGCATACGTACACCGCGGAAACG CGAAACCAAACGCGAAGCTGGATCTTCGAGTGAGCGACGGAATAGAAAGCAGCCAACCGGCGAGTTTAAGGGTGGCGGCTCATCCCCTGGAAATCAAGTTGATGCAGAATACCGGGCTGGTCGTGGTGCATCGGTCTTACTCCTACCTCACATCAGCGAATCTCTCTTTCGTCACCAATTCCGACGACAACactatcgatatacgttacgATATCGTCTCGCAGCCACAATTTGGAACGATTCAGAAGCTGAAAGACGTCTCGAGTAGCTGGATGAACGTCGACCGTTTCACCAGCAGGGATATCGAGCTACACACGATACGGTATCTTCACAACGAGGGCAGCCCGAATCAAGACGAGTTTAAGTTTCAAGCGAGCGTTAGAGAGGTAACGGCGCAGCACACCTACGACTTTCGAATCACATTCATCGATCTCGaattgaaagaaacgaaaagggTGCCGATTAACTTCACCAACGTAGCCGAGGTGTCGATCACCGGGCAAAATCTGAAGTTCCAAACGAATCCATTGACAACCACGCTTAACAAGATCGCGTTCACCGTGACAACGGGACCAAGGTACGGTAATCTGTTCCTTTCGAGTCGAAAGCTAGAAACCGGAGACACGTTCACCCAAGAGGACATCGACTCcggtaaattgaaatatcgattGTTCAAGAGAGCCTATTCCACCATTCTCGATGAATTCGCCTTCAAAGTGAGCGCCCCACAGTGCATCGATTTGCACTCGATCTTGAAGTTTAGGCACTACCTCAGCAAGAACGTGAAACCTTTGGACAGCCTGGAAACTCTGAGGGTGGACGAAGGCTCTAGAGTACCTCTAAGAATACTGCGAACGAATCCAAGGGATTACGGAGTTACGTCGCTGATATACAACTTGACGATAGTTCCGCATCACGGTTGGTTGACCGTCACGAACAGCTCCAAGTCTCACTCACGGAACAACACGTTCTATTTTACTTCCGAAGAACTTTCATCCCAAAAAGTCTACTACGTGCACGATGACTCAGAGACTAGAGAAGACTCGTTCCAGTTCGTCGCTATCGCCTCGGACGCCGTGGATTTTATGTACGTGGGCTTGTTCCGCGTCGAAATCACAATGAAGAACGACAACGCTCCGGAGCGAGTGGTTCACAAGGTGTTTCACGTGGTGTCGAAGGGCGAAAGATTGTTGACGAGCAAAGATCTCGCGTATATAGACAAGGACATCGACACGAAGCCTAACGAGCTGATTTACACGAGAAGAGATACCCAGAAGAATGGAATATACAGGGTGACCAATCCCACGTCACAGGTACATGAATTCAGTCAGCAAGACATCGACGACAATCAGATACTGTTTAAACATCAGGGCGATGACCACGGAAAGTTCGAATTCGGCGTTACCGATGGGCATTTTTACACGGCCGGGGTCCTTGAAATTCAAGCCAGTCCTCCTTACGTGAGGTTGAGAGAGAGCAACGGGTCCGTcgtgcaatttaatcgatcGGTTGCCCTCCGACCCAACGAGTTGGATGTTGAAACGAACGTGTATACCTCCGACAAGGATATCAAGTACACGGTGTTGGAGAAACCAAAACACGGGGTACTGTTGAAACACGGTAGAGAAACAAACTCGTTCAACAAAGAGAATCTGCGTTATGGTATAGTCTTGTACAAACATCTCGGCGGATCTTTGGCAAAGGACGGTTTTAAGTTCAAAGTGTCGACGAAGGGAGCAGAGGCAGAGggaatatttctaattaagaTTTATCCCGAAAGCTATTGGCAACCGTTGATCGTGCAGAATAATAAAACTGTGTTCGTGGAAGAGGCCACTAGTATCTTGTTAAGCAAAAAGAGCTTGGAAATTATGCATCCCAAGATAGCGGATtccgaaataatttattatttgaaagagTGGCCACAGAACGGGTATCTGGAGCTACAGATTCACGACGAGCACAGCGACGAGACACGAGAAGATTATATCGGAAATGCGGTGAAGTTTTTCGACCAAAGTATGATAAACGAGGGTCGCGTGTTCTACGTACAATCCGTGATGAATCAAACGAACGACAAATTTGTCGTCGATGTAACGAACGGAATAACTTGGCTGCGCGATCTAAGCGTGAACTTCGTGATCGTCCCGGAGAAGCTGTACGTCGAAACGAAGGGTGTCGTCGTGATCGAGGGAAAGTGCACCATTCTCGATGAAACGAACTTCTCCATCCTCACTCCTTACTATTCCGGCAAAGTAACGGATTATCGAATTCTAGAAAAACCGAAACACGGTGCGATTCTGGAATCAACCAAGAATTCTCAGGTGAAAAAGTTCTCGCAGAAACACCTAACCGGaggaataatattatacaaacacAACGGCGATGAATCTTCCAGAGATTCGTTCAAGATGGTACTCGTTGCCGGTGATAAAACCAGCGAACCCTTCGACGTCTGGGTCACGGTGCAACCCGTTAACGACGAAGTGCCTGTGCTCGTCAACAGAACTAAATTAACGGTTTGGCAAGGTGGTTCGATCGCGTTAACGCCTGATAAATTAGCCGCTGTTGATAACGATACCACGGCACGTGATATAACGTTCAACATAAGCGGAGTCAGGAACGGATTAATCTCGTTAAAATCCTCTCCGGAGCTGGATCTTTACAATTTCACACAGCAACAGATCGATGAGTCGAAAATCATTTTTACCCATACGA ATGGATCCGACGCTGAGTTCAATTTCGTGCTTTACGACGGAGTACACACCACGGAATCTTATACGATACTGATAGCAACTAAACCAGTTCGACTGACTATCGAGCAGAACGCCGCACTCAATGTTTTTCCACTGACCAGAAAAATGTTATCGAACAAACTACTGTTGACGAAATGCTCGGATGAAAcgcgagaaataaaatacacggTGCGAAATGGACCGCATCTCGGCAAGATTATCATGGAGACGAGCGAGGGCGCGTGGTTGAACGTCGAGCGGTTCACGCAAAGAGACATCAACAACAGCAAAGTTTTCTACGAACATACTAAACAATTTATGGACTTGACCGCCAATGATTCGTTTACGTTCGACGTGGAAGCACACTTTGCGGAATCCTTAACTAATCAG ATGTTTCAAATAGATATCTCAGTCTCCAGTGGCGGATTAGACAGATACGTATCCGTGAAGAACGTAAGAGTGGAAGAAGGTGGTTCGGCTCAAGTCATCATGAACATCAGCGGAATCGTGTCGTTTCTTCAAACTCACGCTGGTATCGAGAATCCAGCGGTGCTCTCGAGACTAGTCAGTCAACCTAGCCACGGCCATGTGATGATTCTTCCAGATTTAAATGTCACCACTTTCTCCCAGCCACAAATCGAAGGTGGAAAAATCGCTTATTATCACGATCATTCGGATACGTTGGAAGATCGcatcaatttttctctttaccTGACCCCTGGTCACATCCTGCTGTGCAACACCAGCATTCCGGTAATAATCGAACCGGTAAACGACGAACCGTTCAAATTGATCACGAACGCGCCATCCATTACAGTGGTGCaaaatcaaaatcaaacgATAACTAGGGAGAACTTGTTGACAACCGATCCAGACACTCCGCCAGAGGAAATCGCATACGACGTGATATCTAGGCCAACGTACGGTCGTCTGTTGCTTCTACCATTCAACGAAAATATTTCGGAAGTTCGTCAAGTGAACAAATTCACTCAGCACGATGTCGACTCCAATCGACTGGTATACGAGCACAATGGTCCGCTTCAAGCGGCTTCCTTTTACTTCAGGGTGTGGGATGGACGTTTCAATCCAACGTATACGGTGTTCAACGTGTACGTTTTACCCATCAAACTGAACGTTACCGTTCCCGGTCCTGTGAACCTTCAACAAGGCTCGAACGTAGCCCTAATCTCCGAGAGCAACGTAAAGCTCGATACTAACGCGAGACAAGACTTGGTCATTTACGAAGTAACGGCGATTCCAAAGTACGGGGTGTTGTACGTACGCGACGGTGCGGCGGCTAGCTTTAAGCAAACAGACTTGCTGTCGAAAAGCGTCATGTTCATGCAAACGGACATGACCGTGTCGAACGACAGTCTCGAACTGACCGCACGACTGAGCGGATTTGAACAGAAACGCataagaattgaaataaagataGTACCCTTGATGATTATGAACCCTATGATCGCTCTGGCAGGCGAAAAGACCAGGATAACGTTGCAATATATGGACGCCACACCGTTAGCGAAGCTAACGAGCAGTAATCCCATATATACGATCATGAAAAAGCCGAAATTTGgtaaaataaagagaatcATCAGAAGTTCTTCGTCTTCCGGCGAGAAACGTGGAACTCGAGAAAAAGAAGTGACTAAATTCTCACACCAGGAAGTGATGTCAGGTGTGATTTACATGGTTTGTAGAAAAATTCCAACGATGGAGTACGAGGGAGTAATCGATAGCTTCGTGTTCATCTTAGCGGCCTCTATCTTTCAACCAGCCGTAGGTGAGTTCGAGTTTCGCGTGAAACTCGACATGGACGACTATAATATGACGCTTGGTGGCCCGATGGATCCGGTGGGTCACGAAGGTGAAATGGCGATCGCACCCAATATGAGCAACGACTACCTGTTAATCCTAGGAATGCTCCTTGGCGTATTTTTGCTCGGTGTAGTGGTGATCATTACCATCAGGTGTAGACATAACAAATACAAACATGCCGAAGAAGAAAAACCAGAACCAACTCCAGCGGTGGGTGTAATGCCCCTTCCAAGACCTCCAGATCATTTAATGCCTGTGACACCTCACGTGAAGCGTTACGCCAACGATCACAATAGCGTTGCAGCCAGTACACCGTTACCGGTTCTACCGACGATGACGTCGACCTTACCTCAGTGCAAGGTGATACCTCTGAGTCCGTTGGAAAGTATCACAGGATCCGAAGTGGACGTTTCAGCGAAATATCCGTACGGTGTCGCGGATGGGGACGAATGGAGCAGCTTCGACACGTCCGATCTACCCTGTCAATCGGCCACCACGCAGAGGACCAACAACCCCTTGTTAAGAAGAAATCAATATTGGGTCTAG